The following are from one region of the Nicotiana tabacum cultivar K326 chromosome 3, ASM71507v2, whole genome shotgun sequence genome:
- the LOC107816971 gene encoding uncharacterized protein LOC107816971, whose protein sequence is MVNEDSIKSPLNTKSNPTKQPEEPKNGERVDSLFSPNFRSVAAMAGWDEEALLIASLVVEDTPDRLPKQKKRSDLLHFKTPPTNSRRKRRVQKRSPESIPVTVLNLDEEDDTAKQESEKKEAESKSIENLDKKRAEASEEPRCSASSSDKNIESKSIQKAEKKGAAGLQEQGCSVSASSSSAFPCIDRLREELSCAICLEICFEPSTTPCGHSFCKKCLRSAADKCGKKCPKCRQLISNGRSCTVNTVLWNTIQLLFPKEIEARKAAGALNSREARRKSPVRAATAHSNISSSRISRVFALNSPESGPSSQERRNSRSMRRQSVRAAVMPSRNRDINSRRELPSQDEDAALALRMQREEFMESFRTRSSADEQYRSSLALARANLRAMASRAINIRVRGGRGT, encoded by the exons AAGAGTTGATTCTTTGTTCAGCCCAAATTTCAGATCAGTGGCTGCTATGGCTGGTTGGGACGAAGAAGCTCTTCTTATTGCCAGTCTTGTTGTTGAAGACACTCCCGATCGCCTTCCTAAACAAAAGAAACGTTCCGATTTGCTGCATTTCAAGACTCCCCCAACAAATTCCAGAAG GAAAAGAAGGGTTCAGAAGAGGAGCCCTGAGTCCATACCTGTGACTGTTCTTAATCTGGATGAAGAGGATGACACTGCAAAACAAG AAAGCGAGAAAAAGGAGGCAGAATCAAAATCCATTGAGAATTTAGACAAGAAACGAGCTGAGGCATCAGAAGAACCGAGATGTTCTGCTTCATCTTCTGATAAGAACATAGAATCAAAATCTATTCAGAAAGCAGAGAAGAAAGGAGCTGCAGGATTGCAAGAACAAGGATGTTCTGtttcagcctcttcttcatcgGCATTTCCATGCATTGATCGACTTCGTGAAGAGCTTTCTTGCGCT ATTTGTTTGGAGATATGTTTTGAACCTAGTACCACTCCTTGTGGTCACAG TTTTTGCAAGAAGTGTCTGAGATCTGCTGCTGATAAATGTGGAAAGAAATGTCCCAAGTGCAGGCAGCTTATAAG CAATGGAAGATCTTGCACTGTAAACACAGTACTTTGGAATACAATTCAACTTCTGTTTCCTAAAGAAATAGAAGCAAGAAAAGCAGCTGGAGCTTTGAATAGTAGAGAAGCTCGACGCAAAAGTCCAGTAAGAGCTGCTACAGCTCATTCTAACATCTCTAGCAGCAGAATATCAAGAGTGTTCGCGCTTAACAGTCCAGAATCTGGTCCTAGTAGTCAAGAAAGAAGGAATTCTCGCTCCATGAGAAGACAAAGTGTCCGAGCTGCTGTAATGCCAAGCAGAAACAGAGACATTAATTCGAGGAGGGAGTTACCAAGCCAAGACGAGGATGCTGCATTGGCACTGAGAATGCAGAGAGAGGAGTTCATGGAATCCTTTAGGACTAGGAGTTCTGCTGATGAGCAGTACAGGAGCTCGCTCGCTTTAGCCAGAGCAAATTTGAGGGCCATGGCGTCAAGAGCCATTAACATTCGTGTTAGAGGAGGCCGTGGAACataa